In Rahnella aquatilis CIP 78.65 = ATCC 33071, one DNA window encodes the following:
- a CDS encoding PTS lactose/cellobiose transporter subunit IIA yields MEFDLEQTVMELLINAGEARSNAMMAIQHARKKEWAQADAMLKASDDAARVAHKVQTQLIGLDEGVGKIPVNLIMVHSQDHLMTAMLCRDLAEEIVLLRKEMFDK; encoded by the coding sequence ATGGAATTCGATCTGGAACAAACGGTGATGGAGTTATTGATCAACGCCGGAGAAGCACGCTCTAACGCCATGATGGCGATTCAGCACGCGCGTAAAAAAGAGTGGGCGCAGGCCGATGCGATGCTGAAAGCCTCTGACGACGCGGCGCGTGTTGCGCACAAAGTACAGACACAACTGATTGGCCTGGATGAAGGCGTGGGCAAAATTCCGGTGAATCTGATCATGGTGCACTCGCAGGATCATCTGATGACCGCCATGCTGTGCCGTGATCTGGCAGAAGAGATCGTGTTACTGAGAAAAGAGATGTTTGATAAGTAA
- a CDS encoding PTS sugar transporter subunit IIC, translating into MSLKDRFIDSLGGFANTFNSFRYIMAIKASFITLMPVIIVGAFSVLISNMVMDPKNGLAHFEMFSWLAMLKPIMSSINYATLSFLTIGAVFLIGIELGKINGSRSLFPGLLAVICFIAVTPTTVDMMVNGQMQEVKDVLAKQFSDTKSLFLGMFIAILSVEIYSRLERVNGLRIKMPESVPPNVSASFSALIPAIITVVLVATFGFVFHRVTGMYLYDAVYQVIQRPLESVMQSLPGILLLMFVAQLFWVIGIHGNQMIKPIREPLLLGAIMVNMTAFEQGHEVPNIITMPFWDVYMSIGGSGCTIGLLLAVMIATRRKEMREIAKLSLGPSFFNINEPVIFGMPIMLNPILAIPFIITPLITGTIGYFATSLGFAGRAVVMVPWTTPPIINAWLSTAGSMGAVVTQIGCIAVAVLIYLPFVKVAARRADQAQLEAMQQSQKQAATA; encoded by the coding sequence ATGTCACTGAAAGACCGCTTTATCGATTCTCTGGGGGGATTCGCCAATACCTTTAATAGCTTCAGATATATCATGGCTATTAAGGCGTCTTTTATCACGTTAATGCCCGTCATTATTGTGGGGGCATTCTCAGTTTTAATTTCAAATATGGTGATGGATCCGAAAAACGGATTAGCCCACTTTGAAATGTTCTCCTGGCTGGCCATGCTCAAACCGATCATGAGCAGTATTAACTACGCCACGCTCAGTTTTCTGACCATCGGTGCGGTGTTTTTAATTGGTATCGAACTCGGGAAAATTAACGGCTCACGCTCGTTATTTCCCGGCCTGCTGGCGGTGATTTGTTTTATTGCCGTCACGCCGACTACCGTCGATATGATGGTCAACGGCCAGATGCAGGAAGTGAAAGATGTGCTGGCAAAACAGTTCTCCGATACGAAAAGTCTGTTCCTCGGCATGTTTATTGCCATTCTGTCGGTCGAGATTTATTCCCGTCTGGAACGGGTTAACGGCCTGCGCATAAAAATGCCGGAGAGCGTACCGCCCAATGTGTCGGCCTCATTTTCGGCACTGATCCCCGCCATTATTACCGTGGTTCTCGTCGCCACCTTCGGCTTTGTATTCCACCGCGTCACCGGCATGTATCTGTATGACGCGGTGTATCAGGTGATCCAGCGTCCGCTGGAATCGGTGATGCAGAGCCTGCCGGGTATTCTGTTGCTGATGTTTGTCGCACAGCTGTTCTGGGTGATTGGTATTCACGGCAACCAGATGATTAAACCGATCCGCGAACCGCTGTTGCTCGGTGCAATCATGGTTAACATGACTGCGTTTGAGCAGGGCCACGAAGTGCCGAATATCATCACCATGCCGTTCTGGGATGTGTATATGAGCATCGGCGGTTCCGGCTGCACTATCGGTTTGCTGCTGGCGGTAATGATCGCTACCCGCCGTAAAGAGATGCGCGAAATCGCCAAACTGTCCCTCGGGCCGAGCTTCTTCAACATCAATGAACCGGTGATTTTCGGTATGCCGATTATGCTCAACCCGATCCTGGCAATTCCGTTCATCATCACGCCGCTGATTACCGGCACCATCGGCTACTTTGCCACCAGCCTCGGATTCGCCGGACGTGCGGTGGTGATGGTGCCGTGGACCACGCCGCCGATCATCAACGCCTGGTTGTCGACAGCCGGTTCCATGGGCGCGGTGGTTACCCAAATTGGCTGCATCGCGGTGGCGGTGCTGATTTATCTGCCGTTCGTGAAAGTGGCCGCGCGCCGTGCCGATCAGGCGCAGCTGGAAGCCATGCAGCAGAGCCAGAAACAGGCTGCCACGGCGTAA
- a CDS encoding glycoside hydrolase family 1 protein, whose product MSKVSIAIPDGFILGAAASAWQTEGWSGKKDGQDSYLDLWYKNNRHVWHNGYGPAKATDFINRYQEDVALMKASGLSHYRTSVNWSRFLTDYELGIVDEEYAAYIDDLLDEMKRNGIEPMLCLEHYELPAFLMEKYDGWSSKKVVDLFVLYAEKVFERFAGKVSRWFTFNEPVVVQTRVYLDAIRWPFEQNTAKWMQWNHHKVLATARVVELFYRKGYNASGTVGVILNPEVTYARSTAAHDQRAAYLYDLFYNRVFLDPMINGEYPQELLELLEKHGVHFDYTEAELAVIRHNTVDEVGINLYYPHRVKAPSREWNKGTPFHPAYYYEHFELPGRRMNKSRGWEIYPKIIYDMAMRIKAEYGNISWFVAENGMGIENEGQFRDAVSGEIQDNYRIEFIAEHLYWTLKAREDGANCQGYMLWAFTDNVSPMNAFKNRYGLIEIDLENNRDRRQKKSSHWFKSLSESGVLSLTLDDQEK is encoded by the coding sequence ATGAGCAAGGTTTCAATCGCCATTCCAGACGGATTTATTCTCGGTGCCGCCGCCTCTGCGTGGCAGACCGAAGGCTGGAGCGGCAAAAAAGACGGGCAGGATTCGTATCTGGATCTCTGGTACAAAAATAACCGCCACGTCTGGCACAACGGTTACGGCCCGGCGAAAGCCACCGATTTCATCAACCGCTATCAGGAAGATGTTGCGCTGATGAAAGCCAGCGGGCTGAGCCATTACCGCACGTCCGTCAACTGGTCACGCTTTCTGACAGATTATGAACTGGGCATAGTCGATGAAGAGTACGCCGCGTATATCGACGACCTGCTCGATGAGATGAAGCGCAATGGCATCGAGCCGATGCTGTGCCTGGAGCATTACGAATTACCGGCGTTTCTGATGGAAAAATACGATGGCTGGAGCTCGAAAAAAGTCGTCGATCTGTTCGTGCTGTACGCGGAAAAAGTCTTTGAACGCTTTGCCGGAAAAGTCAGCCGCTGGTTTACCTTCAACGAACCGGTTGTGGTGCAGACCCGCGTCTACCTGGACGCCATCCGCTGGCCGTTCGAGCAAAACACTGCGAAATGGATGCAATGGAATCACCACAAAGTGCTGGCGACCGCCAGAGTCGTCGAGCTGTTTTATCGCAAAGGGTATAACGCCTCGGGCACTGTCGGTGTGATTTTAAATCCGGAAGTGACCTACGCCCGCTCAACGGCAGCGCATGATCAGCGGGCGGCGTATTTATACGATTTATTCTATAACCGCGTATTTTTGGATCCGATGATTAACGGGGAATATCCTCAGGAACTGTTGGAATTACTGGAAAAGCACGGTGTACATTTCGATTATACAGAAGCGGAACTGGCGGTTATCCGTCATAACACCGTGGATGAAGTGGGGATTAATCTTTATTATCCGCACCGGGTGAAAGCACCGTCCCGCGAATGGAATAAAGGCACACCATTCCATCCGGCGTATTACTACGAACATTTCGAATTGCCCGGACGCCGGATGAATAAATCGCGAGGCTGGGAAATCTATCCGAAAATTATTTATGACATGGCGATGCGCATTAAAGCGGAATACGGAAATATTTCGTGGTTTGTGGCTGAAAACGGCATGGGTATCGAAAATGAAGGTCAGTTTCGCGATGCCGTCAGCGGGGAAATTCAGGACAACTATCGCATTGAATTTATTGCCGAGCATCTTTACTGGACATTAAAAGCGCGGGAAGACGGCGCCAATTGTCAGGGATATATGCTCTGGGCCTTTACCGATAATGTCTCGCCAATGAACGCCTTTAAAAACCGTTACGGGCTGATCGAGATTGATCTTGAGAACAATCGCGATCGCCGTCAGAAGAAATCATCTCACTGGTTTAAATCGCTCAGTGAAAGTGGTGTGTTGTCTTTAACGCTCGATGACCAGGAAAAATAA
- a CDS encoding PTS sugar transporter subunit IIB has product MKRIVLACSAGMSTSLVVTKMEKEAAARGMEFQIYAIPENNLRDELEAYGRDIVVVLLGPQVRFKLAENKKLTDEHGIPIAVIDMVAYGTLNGAKVLDQALSLIQ; this is encoded by the coding sequence ATGAAACGAATCGTTTTAGCCTGTTCGGCAGGGATGTCCACGTCGCTGGTGGTCACCAAAATGGAAAAAGAAGCCGCTGCCCGTGGCATGGAATTTCAGATTTACGCGATCCCTGAAAACAATCTGCGCGATGAACTTGAAGCCTATGGCCGCGATATTGTCGTCGTGCTGCTCGGCCCGCAGGTACGTTTTAAACTGGCGGAGAATAAAAAGCTGACTGATGAGCACGGCATTCCGATTGCGGTGATCGACATGGTGGCTTACGGCACGTTAAACGGTGCAAAAGTGCTGGATCAGGCGTTATCTCTGATACAGTAA
- a CDS encoding FCD domain-containing protein, whose translation MEKGVVSQDRKQYQEIGHDLREQIKQGHFAVGSRLPPERNMAENYGVSRTIVREALLMLELEGTVDIRQGSGVYVIRIPSQEEGEDELMYQGQIGPFEILQARQLLESNIAAFAAKMATKADIENLRRTLDQEQIAIVANDESGDNDRLFHLLIAGATQNQMLLDSVKNIWMHRDSSPLWKQLHSHIATRGYRLKWLADHQNILAALRRRDVMGSYQAMWQHMENVKNTLMELSDVDAPEFDGYLFESVPIFQGKMV comes from the coding sequence GTGGAAAAAGGTGTGGTTTCGCAGGACAGAAAGCAGTATCAGGAAATCGGGCATGACCTGCGTGAGCAAATCAAGCAAGGGCATTTCGCTGTGGGATCCCGCCTGCCGCCCGAACGTAATATGGCGGAAAACTACGGCGTCAGCCGGACGATTGTGCGCGAAGCCTTACTGATGCTGGAACTGGAGGGCACGGTGGATATCCGTCAGGGTTCCGGCGTGTACGTGATCCGCATTCCTTCACAGGAAGAAGGCGAAGACGAACTGATGTATCAGGGGCAGATCGGCCCCTTTGAAATCTTACAGGCACGGCAGTTGCTCGAAAGCAATATTGCCGCGTTTGCCGCCAAAATGGCGACCAAAGCGGATATCGAAAATCTGCGCCGCACGCTGGATCAGGAACAAATCGCCATCGTTGCCAACGACGAAAGTGGCGATAATGACCGGTTGTTCCATCTGCTGATTGCCGGTGCGACACAAAACCAGATGCTGCTCGATTCGGTGAAAAATATCTGGATGCACCGCGATTCCAGCCCGCTGTGGAAACAGTTACACAGCCATATCGCCACCCGCGGGTACCGCCTGAAATGGCTGGCTGATCATCAGAATATTTTGGCCGCACTGCGCCGCCGCGACGTCATGGGTTCGTATCAGGCGATGTGGCAGCACATGGAAAATGTGAAAAATACGCTGATGGAATTGTCGGATGTGGATGCGCCGGAGTTTGACGGCTATCTGTTTGAATCTGTGCCGATTTTTCAGGGAAAGATGGTCTGA